A region from the Methanofollis liminatans DSM 4140 genome encodes:
- a CDS encoding rhodanese-like domain-containing protein, whose amino-acid sequence MRGAWACAALAALVVAALSGGCTGGEEPTTVRDLSVEEAHALIEERGDDPSFVILDVRTRDEYVAGHIEGAINLDYYDRSFAAAVGALDPGDTYLVYCRSGVRSAAAIDIMVKKGFSDLYNLEGGTVAWTAAGYPLA is encoded by the coding sequence ATGCGTGGAGCGTGGGCATGTGCCGCCCTCGCCGCTCTCGTCGTTGCGGCGCTGAGCGGTGGGTGCACCGGCGGCGAAGAGCCGACGACAGTACGGGACCTCTCTGTCGAGGAGGCGCACGCCCTGATCGAGGAGCGGGGAGACGACCCTTCGTTTGTGATCCTGGACGTGCGCACGCGTGATGAGTATGTGGCCGGGCATATCGAGGGCGCCATCAATCTCGACTATTATGACCGGTCGTTTGCCGCCGCGGTCGGGGCACTCGACCCCGGCGACACCTATCTGGTTTATTGCCGGAGCGGGGTCAGGAGTGCGGCCGCCATTGACATCATGGTGAAAAAGGGTTTTTCAGATCTCTACAACCTTGAGGGCGGGACCGTTGCATGGACGGCGGCGGGCTACCCCCTGGCCTGA
- a CDS encoding YbgA family protein has product MPVNTSLLLSTMNTFERLRILSSRCIEFDHCRWNGDRITSNTVNALKEYADFIPVCAEMEIGLGVPREPVRLVDINGSTRLIQHETNLDVTDRMIAFADSTLDAAGDLDGFILKSRSPSCGIKDVKVYRGLESPDTARKEAGIFAARLMERFPYLPVEDEGRLRNRRIKEHFLTRIFAGASFRKARGSGEMRELTAFHQRNKFLLMAYSQKELQELSRIVANHEKRGFNEVADAYGAHFSRALSRAPTYTATINVLMHALGYFKDSLSHEEKAFFLESLHRYREDRSTVCPNLAVFRSWIVRFGNDYLANQTFFNPFPSDLMEVARDISHKERDYWAEK; this is encoded by the coding sequence TTGCCGGTCAACACATCCCTGCTCCTGAGCACCATGAACACCTTTGAACGGCTGCGGATCCTCTCGAGCAGGTGCATCGAATTCGATCACTGCCGCTGGAACGGTGACCGGATCACGAGCAACACGGTCAACGCCCTGAAGGAGTATGCAGATTTCATCCCGGTCTGCGCCGAGATGGAGATCGGCCTGGGCGTGCCGCGCGAACCGGTCAGGCTCGTGGACATCAACGGTTCGACGCGGCTGATCCAGCACGAGACCAACCTCGACGTCACCGATCGCATGATCGCCTTCGCGGACAGCACCCTCGACGCCGCCGGGGATCTCGACGGCTTCATCTTAAAATCGCGCTCGCCGTCCTGCGGGATAAAAGACGTGAAGGTCTACCGGGGGTTGGAGTCGCCGGATACCGCCAGAAAGGAGGCCGGGATCTTTGCGGCCAGGCTGATGGAACGCTTCCCCTATCTCCCGGTCGAGGACGAGGGGCGCCTGAGGAACAGGCGGATCAAGGAGCACTTCCTCACCCGCATCTTCGCCGGTGCCTCGTTCCGAAAGGCCAGAGGATCTGGAGAGATGCGCGAACTCACAGCGTTTCATCAGAGAAACAAGTTTCTCCTGATGGCCTACAGCCAGAAAGAACTGCAGGAGCTCAGCAGGATCGTTGCAAACCATGAAAAACGCGGCTTCAACGAGGTCGCGGACGCCTACGGAGCGCACTTCTCCAGGGCGCTTTCACGGGCGCCGACCTACACCGCCACGATCAACGTCCTGATGCACGCCCTCGGCTATTTCAAGGACAGCCTCTCGCACGAAGAAAAGGCGTTCTTCCTCGAAAGCCTCCACCGCTACCGCGAGGACCGCTCGACCGTCTGCCCGAACCTCGCCGTCTTCCGCTCGTGGATCGTCAGGTTCGGGAACGATTACCTTGCGAACCAGACATTCTTCAACCCGTTCCCGTCCGACCTGATGGAGGTGGCGCGGGACATCTCCCACAAGGAAAGGGACTACTGGGCCGAGAAGTGA
- a CDS encoding prenyltransferase, protein MRGIGLSQQTGTLCALLRLCRLPFILGGLLLFLLGAYTAGDPFAVPDRLLLCYLVLAAGQVSVSLSNDYFDRQADRPGMRTRISGGSGVLISRPDLAGAARSLALVLIGISLALALLCAIFYPLPPYFLPFVLAGNLVGWYYTAPPLSLAYRGLGEAATMLTFGFFMPGTGYLAAGGLFDLSFALFILPLLFAGLFFILSVEMPDREGDHAAGKENFVVRSGRRNAFIAMFLAAAAISLLLPAAWSAPPQVLAASLLPVFAGAIPLLHPPVDRREIICAAELNLAALIAFILVACLAAAGVFA, encoded by the coding sequence ATGAGGGGGATCGGCCTTTCCCAGCAGACCGGGACACTCTGTGCCCTGCTCAGGCTGTGCCGCCTCCCGTTTATCCTCGGGGGGCTGCTGCTCTTTCTCCTGGGCGCATATACCGCAGGCGATCCCTTCGCAGTGCCGGACCGTCTTCTCCTCTGCTACCTCGTCCTTGCCGCCGGGCAGGTCTCGGTCAGCCTGAGCAACGACTACTTCGACCGGCAGGCCGACCGCCCGGGGATGCGCACGCGCATATCGGGCGGGAGCGGCGTCCTCATCTCGCGGCCCGATCTCGCCGGGGCGGCCCGTTCGCTCGCCCTCGTACTCATCGGGATCTCCCTCGCTCTTGCCCTTCTCTGTGCGATCTTCTACCCGCTGCCCCCCTATTTCCTCCCCTTCGTCCTCGCCGGGAACCTCGTCGGCTGGTACTATACTGCCCCGCCCCTCTCCCTCGCATACCGCGGTCTCGGCGAGGCGGCGACCATGCTCACCTTCGGTTTTTTCATGCCGGGTACCGGTTATCTTGCGGCCGGCGGGCTGTTTGACCTCTCTTTCGCCCTCTTCATCCTCCCGCTTCTCTTCGCCGGGCTTTTTTTCATCCTGAGCGTGGAGATGCCTGACCGCGAGGGCGATCATGCTGCCGGAAAAGAGAATTTTGTCGTGAGATCTGGCAGAAGAAATGCGTTTATAGCGATGTTTCTCGCCGCCGCCGCCATATCCCTTCTCCTCCCGGCGGCCTGGAGCGCTCCCCCGCAGGTGCTGGCGGCCTCGTTACTGCCGGTGTTCGCCGGGGCCATCCCTCTGCTTCACCCCCCCGTCGACCGGCGAGAGATCATCTGTGCCGCAGAACTGAACCTCGCCGCTCTCATCGCCTTTATCCTGGTCGCATGCCTCGCTGCTGCAGGCGTATTTGCCTGA
- a CDS encoding DUF2179 domain-containing protein, with product MDAWVFSSVLLPLFIFFARIADVTLGTMRIILVNRGMKYAAPALGFFEILIWLLAIGQIFSNVTNYVNYVAYASGFAAGNYIGILVEEKIAMGLAVVRIITQRDATSLIGTLRSSGYGVTVMDAQGMAGPGKVIFTVVRRKNVPDVVRKVHEISPKAFYSVEDVRHAAEGTFPQAMYQRRDIRLLKYFRKGK from the coding sequence ATGGATGCCTGGGTCTTTTCAAGCGTGCTCCTCCCCCTCTTCATCTTCTTCGCGAGGATCGCCGATGTGACCCTCGGGACGATGCGGATCATCCTGGTGAACAGGGGGATGAAATATGCCGCCCCGGCGCTCGGCTTCTTCGAGATCCTGATCTGGCTCCTTGCAATCGGCCAGATCTTCTCGAACGTCACAAACTATGTCAATTATGTCGCCTACGCCTCCGGTTTTGCGGCCGGCAACTACATCGGGATCCTGGTCGAGGAGAAGATCGCCATGGGCCTGGCCGTCGTGCGGATCATCACCCAGCGGGACGCCACATCGCTCATAGGGACGCTCAGGAGTTCAGGCTATGGCGTGACCGTCATGGACGCCCAGGGCATGGCCGGCCCCGGCAAGGTGATCTTCACCGTCGTGCGGCGGAAAAATGTCCCTGACGTGGTCAGGAAGGTGCACGAGATCTCCCCGAAGGCGTTTTACTCGGTGGAAGACGTCCGCCATGCGGCCGAAGGGACATTCCCGCAGGCGATGTACCAGCGGCGCGATATCCGTCTCCTCAAATACTTCCGCAAAGGGAAATAG
- a CDS encoding M20 metallopeptidase family protein codes for MLPERIRELIRADLPSLLALYRDLHAHPEISGEEAETAGRLAAALSAAGCRVTGGIGGHGIVGVLENGAGPVVMLRADMDALPVAEETGLPYASQRPGVMHACGHDVHMTALVGAARLLAATKERWRGTVLFVGQPAEEIAAGARLMIADGLFSRFPRPDCAVAVHVGPDLPVGTVGSRGGILSAGGESIDLVVRGIGGHAAHPDRARDPILLAAQTVLALQAIRSREIDPNEFFILSTGAIHGGRKHNAIPDEVVLKMSMRYHTRTVQEQGLAAIRRIAEGTAVAAGIPPALMPTISVIGESAPPLYTDTALTEGCAAAIRACLGAESTVEIPPLSGSEDFAVFGEEGIPLAYFRIGTKEAGDGGAYLHSSRFAPRPEAAVETGAIVLAVAAIACAPPE; via the coding sequence GTGCTACCCGAAAGGATCCGCGAACTGATCAGGGCAGACCTCCCCTCGCTGCTCGCCCTGTACAGAGACCTCCACGCCCACCCCGAGATCTCGGGCGAAGAGGCTGAAACGGCCGGGAGGCTCGCTGCCGCCCTTTCTGCCGCAGGGTGCAGGGTGACCGGCGGGATCGGCGGCCACGGCATCGTCGGCGTGCTCGAAAACGGCGCCGGCCCGGTGGTGATGCTCAGGGCCGACATGGACGCCCTCCCGGTCGCCGAGGAGACCGGCCTCCCGTACGCAAGCCAGCGCCCGGGCGTCATGCACGCCTGCGGCCACGACGTCCACATGACCGCCCTCGTCGGGGCCGCCCGCCTCCTCGCCGCCACAAAAGAGCGCTGGCGCGGGACGGTGCTCTTCGTCGGCCAGCCGGCAGAGGAGATCGCGGCCGGGGCGCGCCTGATGATCGCCGACGGCCTCTTCTCCCGGTTCCCGCGACCCGACTGCGCCGTCGCCGTCCACGTCGGCCCTGACCTCCCGGTCGGGACGGTCGGGAGCAGGGGCGGCATCCTCTCGGCAGGCGGAGAGTCGATCGACCTCGTCGTCAGGGGTATCGGCGGGCATGCCGCCCACCCGGACCGGGCCCGCGACCCGATCCTCCTGGCCGCCCAGACCGTGCTCGCCCTGCAGGCGATCAGGAGCCGCGAGATCGATCCGAACGAGTTTTTCATCCTCTCGACCGGGGCGATCCACGGCGGGAGAAAACACAACGCCATCCCGGACGAGGTCGTGCTGAAGATGAGCATGCGCTACCACACCCGGACCGTCCAGGAACAGGGCCTCGCCGCCATACGGCGGATCGCCGAGGGGACCGCCGTCGCCGCCGGGATCCCTCCGGCCCTGATGCCCACGATCAGCGTGATCGGCGAATCGGCACCGCCCCTCTACACCGACACCGCCCTGACCGAAGGGTGCGCCGCGGCGATCAGGGCATGCCTGGGAGCGGAGAGCACGGTCGAGATCCCGCCCCTCTCAGGGAGCGAGGACTTTGCGGTCTTCGGAGAGGAGGGCATACCGCTCGCCTACTTCAGGATCGGAACTAAAGAGGCGGGCGACGGCGGGGCATACCTCCACTCCTCCCGGTTTGCCCCCCGGCCCGAGGCCGCCGTCGAGACCGGGGCGATCGTTCTCGCCGTCGCCGCCATCGCATGCGCCCCGCCCGAGTGA